A window of Photobacterium sp. GJ3 contains these coding sequences:
- the recX gene encoding recombination regulator RecX, with product MRRQPPKISAKEAAVGYLSRRDHAERELQQKLKMRGYSEQDVQEAIDFCQDYQWLDDARYAAMAVRNGVTKGWGKLRIQQEMKMKGVHELCIKQALADAEVDWFEQAKSVAQRKFGNQPMDTPKEKARRLRFMQSRGFDFEQIRYALSVDDEYEG from the coding sequence GTGAGACGACAACCACCTAAAATTTCGGCAAAAGAAGCGGCGGTCGGGTATCTGTCGCGTCGTGATCATGCAGAGCGGGAACTGCAACAGAAACTGAAAATGCGCGGATACAGCGAGCAGGATGTTCAGGAAGCGATTGATTTCTGTCAGGATTATCAATGGCTTGATGATGCCCGGTATGCCGCCATGGCTGTGCGGAATGGTGTTACCAAAGGCTGGGGGAAGCTGCGTATTCAGCAGGAAATGAAAATGAAAGGGGTACACGAACTGTGTATCAAGCAGGCATTGGCTGATGCTGAGGTGGACTGGTTTGAACAGGCAAAATCAGTCGCGCAGCGTAAATTTGGCAATCAACCAATGGATACGCCAAAAGAAAAAGCGCGCAGGCTGCGCTTCATGCAGTCCCGCGGATTTGACTTTGAACAAATCCGCTATGCTTTATCGGTTGATGACGAATACGAAGGCTGA
- the recA gene encoding recombinase RecA gives MDDNKQKALAAALGQIEKQFGKGSIMKLGDNRTMDIETISTGSLSLDIALGAGGLPMGRIVEIYGPESSGKTTLTLETIAAAQRKGKTCAFIDAEHALDPIYAKKLGVNIDELLVSQPDTGEQALEICDALARSGAVDLIVVDSVAALTPKAEIEGEMGDSHMGLQARMLSQAMRKLTGNLKQSNCMCIFINQIRMKIGVMFGNPETTTGGNALKFYASVRLDIRRTGAIKEGDEVVGNETRIKVVKNKIAAPFKQADTQILYGQGFNRNGELIDLGVKQKLIEKAGAWYSYQGDKIGQGKANACKYLSENPEIAQTIDKLLREQLLTPANLSDEDAELASADAEKIDAQEGEAF, from the coding sequence ATGGACGACAACAAACAGAAGGCTCTTGCCGCTGCCCTGGGTCAGATCGAAAAGCAGTTCGGTAAAGGCTCCATCATGAAGCTGGGTGACAACCGTACGATGGATATCGAAACCATCTCAACCGGTTCTCTGTCACTGGATATCGCACTGGGCGCTGGCGGCCTGCCAATGGGTCGTATCGTAGAAATCTATGGTCCGGAATCTTCAGGTAAAACCACGCTGACGCTGGAAACCATTGCTGCAGCACAGCGTAAAGGCAAAACCTGTGCCTTCATCGATGCTGAGCACGCACTGGATCCGATTTATGCGAAGAAACTGGGCGTGAACATCGATGAGCTGCTGGTTTCTCAGCCGGATACCGGTGAGCAGGCACTCGAAATCTGTGACGCGCTGGCACGCTCTGGTGCTGTTGATCTGATTGTTGTCGACTCCGTTGCCGCCCTGACCCCGAAAGCTGAAATCGAAGGCGAAATGGGTGACTCTCACATGGGTCTGCAAGCTCGGATGCTTTCTCAGGCGATGCGTAAGCTGACCGGTAACCTGAAACAGTCAAACTGTATGTGTATCTTCATCAACCAGATCCGAATGAAGATTGGTGTGATGTTTGGGAACCCGGAAACAACAACAGGTGGTAACGCCCTGAAATTCTATGCTTCTGTTCGTCTGGACATCCGCCGTACCGGCGCGATCAAAGAAGGCGACGAAGTGGTGGGGAACGAAACCCGCATTAAAGTTGTGAAAAACAAAATTGCAGCGCCGTTTAAGCAAGCGGATACGCAGATTCTTTACGGACAGGGTTTCAACCGCAATGGCGAGCTGATAGACCTGGGCGTGAAGCAAAAACTGATTGAAAAAGCTGGTGCCTGGTACAGCTATCAGGGTGACAAGATTGGTCAGGGTAAGGCGAATGCCTGTAAGTACCTGTCTGAGAACCCGGAAATTGCACAAACCATTGACAAGCTGTTGCGTGAGCAATTGCTGACGCCTGCAAATCTGAGCGATGAAGATGCTGAGCTGGCGAGTGCAGATGCAGAAAAGATTGATGCTCAGGAAGGCGAAGCTTTTTAA
- the pncC gene encoding nicotinamide-nucleotide amidase yields MAETLLAAQLGKALVARQWLGTTAESCTGGGVSAAITDIAGSSAWFDRAFVTYSNEAKQEMLAVQAATLAQYGAVSEPVVLEMAAGALAHSRAQMSVAISGIAGPDGGTPQKPVGTVCFAWADTTGWQHATTCLFDGDRQAVREQAVAYALQGFLDRLQAMQ; encoded by the coding sequence ATGGCAGAGACCTTACTCGCCGCCCAACTGGGAAAAGCCTTGGTTGCACGTCAATGGCTGGGCACAACAGCAGAATCCTGTACGGGCGGGGGTGTTTCCGCAGCCATCACGGATATTGCCGGAAGCTCAGCCTGGTTTGACCGGGCATTTGTGACCTACAGCAATGAGGCAAAGCAGGAAATGCTGGCGGTTCAGGCGGCAACACTGGCACAGTATGGTGCCGTCAGCGAGCCCGTCGTGCTGGAAATGGCTGCGGGGGCACTGGCTCATTCCCGTGCTCAGATGAGTGTCGCGATCAGTGGCATTGCCGGACCGGATGGCGGCACACCGCAAAAGCCGGTTGGCACCGTGTGCTTTGCCTGGGCGGATACAACCGGCTGGCAGCATGCGACGACCTGTTTGTTTGACGGGGACAGGCAGGCCGTTCGTGAGCAGGCGGTCGCGTACGCTTTGCAAGGTTTTCTGGATCGCTTGCAGGCCATGCAGTGA
- the mutS gene encoding DNA mismatch repair protein MutS, producing MMQQYLRIKAENPDVLLFYRMGDFYELFFDDAKQASQLLDISLTKRGASNGQPIPMAGVPYHAVEAYLAKLVQLGVSVAICEQIGDPATSKGPVERQVVRIVTPGTVSDEALLHERRDNLIAAIFCQNGRFGYATLDITSGRFMLTEPETEEAMQAELQRTSPVELLYPEDFPLPGLFSHLKGARRRPVWEFALETARQQLTLQFGTRDLVGFGVENAEFGLCAAGCLLQYVKDTQRTALPHIRAITRDTQEQSVILDAATRRNLELTQNLAGGTDNTLASVLDQTATPMGSRLLKRWLHQPVRNHQQLNQRLDAIGNLKDSGMFAELADVLRHMGDLERILARLALRSARPRDLARMRTALQYLPELAGLMTEFSSDHLRQLAEYSQPMDELCTLLERAVIENPPVVIRDGGVLAPGYNAELDEWRDLADGATKFLEELEASERERHDIDSLKVGFNQVHGFYIQISRGQSHKVPSHYVRRQTLKNAERYIIPELKAHEDKVLNSKSKALALEKKLWEELFDLLLPHLAQLQQTAAALSELDVLANLAERADTLNYCRPHLTDKPGVEISAGRHPVVEQVLDDPFIANPISLHQDRRMLIITGPNMGGKSTYMRQTALIALLAHVGSYVPADAATIGPLDRIFTRIGASDDLASGRSTFMVEMTETANILHNATENSLVLMDEIGRGTSTYDGLSLAWASAEWLAEKIAAMTLFATHYFELTELPSLLPGLANVHLDAIEHGDEIAFMHAVQEGAASKSFGLAVASLAGVPKSVIKRAKQKLQQLEASGHQQAIAQPSQNSSDTQQLSLLPEPSEVEEALARLNPDELTPRQALDELYRLKALL from the coding sequence ATGATGCAGCAATATCTCAGAATCAAGGCAGAAAACCCTGATGTGCTGCTGTTTTACCGGATGGGCGATTTCTACGAACTCTTCTTTGACGATGCCAAGCAAGCCTCACAACTGCTCGATATTTCGCTGACCAAACGGGGGGCGTCCAATGGCCAGCCAATCCCCATGGCAGGTGTGCCATATCACGCCGTAGAAGCCTATCTGGCGAAACTGGTTCAGTTAGGCGTATCGGTTGCAATTTGCGAGCAGATCGGCGATCCGGCCACCAGCAAAGGACCGGTTGAACGCCAGGTCGTGCGTATTGTTACTCCCGGAACCGTCAGTGATGAAGCGCTGCTGCATGAACGGCGCGATAACCTGATTGCCGCTATTTTCTGCCAGAACGGCCGCTTCGGTTACGCCACGCTGGATATCACCTCCGGCCGCTTTATGCTGACCGAGCCTGAAACCGAAGAAGCAATGCAGGCCGAGCTGCAGCGCACCAGCCCTGTTGAACTGCTGTACCCGGAAGATTTCCCGCTGCCGGGCCTGTTCAGTCATCTCAAAGGAGCGCGACGCCGTCCGGTGTGGGAATTTGCGCTGGAAACGGCCCGCCAGCAACTGACTCTGCAATTCGGGACCCGTGATCTGGTGGGCTTTGGCGTTGAAAACGCTGAATTTGGTCTGTGTGCCGCTGGCTGTCTGCTTCAATATGTGAAAGATACGCAGCGCACGGCCCTGCCCCATATCCGAGCGATTACCCGGGATACACAAGAGCAGTCCGTGATTCTGGATGCAGCAACCCGCCGCAATCTGGAACTGACCCAAAACCTGGCCGGGGGCACCGACAACACACTGGCTTCAGTACTGGATCAGACCGCGACGCCTATGGGCAGCCGTTTACTCAAACGCTGGCTGCATCAGCCGGTGCGAAACCACCAACAGCTGAATCAGCGACTGGATGCCATCGGCAATCTGAAAGACAGCGGCATGTTTGCCGAACTGGCCGATGTTCTGCGTCATATGGGCGATCTTGAACGCATTCTGGCCCGGCTGGCGCTGCGTTCTGCACGGCCGCGCGATCTGGCCCGGATGCGGACTGCACTACAGTATCTGCCTGAACTGGCTGGACTCATGACTGAGTTCAGCAGCGATCATCTGCGTCAGCTTGCCGAATACAGCCAGCCCATGGATGAGCTGTGTACGCTGCTGGAACGCGCGGTGATCGAAAACCCGCCCGTGGTGATCCGTGATGGCGGCGTCCTGGCGCCCGGATACAATGCCGAGCTGGATGAGTGGCGCGATCTGGCCGATGGTGCCACGAAATTCCTCGAGGAGCTGGAAGCCAGCGAACGCGAACGACATGATATCGACAGCCTGAAAGTTGGGTTCAATCAGGTGCACGGTTTTTATATTCAGATCAGTCGGGGCCAGAGCCATAAAGTGCCCAGCCATTATGTACGCCGCCAGACGCTGAAAAATGCCGAACGCTATATCATTCCCGAGCTGAAAGCACATGAAGATAAAGTGCTGAACTCCAAGTCCAAAGCGCTGGCACTGGAGAAAAAGCTGTGGGAAGAACTCTTCGATCTCTTGCTGCCTCATCTGGCACAGTTGCAGCAGACTGCCGCGGCGCTCTCTGAGCTGGATGTGCTGGCGAATCTGGCGGAGCGTGCCGACACGCTGAACTACTGCCGTCCGCACCTGACAGACAAACCGGGTGTTGAAATCAGTGCCGGTCGTCACCCGGTCGTTGAGCAGGTGCTGGATGACCCATTCATCGCCAACCCGATCTCACTGCATCAGGACCGGCGGATGCTGATCATCACGGGTCCGAACATGGGCGGTAAATCCACCTACATGCGCCAGACCGCACTCATTGCTCTGCTGGCACATGTTGGGTCTTATGTCCCGGCGGATGCTGCAACCATCGGCCCGCTGGACCGGATTTTCACCCGGATTGGTGCTTCGGATGATTTGGCATCCGGCCGTTCGACCTTCATGGTCGAAATGACTGAAACCGCCAACATCCTCCACAATGCCACTGAAAACAGTTTGGTGCTGATGGATGAAATTGGTCGCGGCACCAGTACGTATGATGGTCTGTCTCTGGCCTGGGCGAGTGCTGAATGGCTGGCAGAGAAGATTGCCGCCATGACCTTATTCGCCACCCACTACTTTGAACTGACCGAACTGCCTTCACTGTTACCGGGACTGGCGAATGTTCACCTGGACGCAATCGAGCATGGCGATGAAATTGCGTTCATGCACGCCGTACAGGAAGGTGCGGCCAGTAAGTCTTTCGGCCTGGCCGTTGCCAGTCTGGCTGGTGTTCCGAAATCTGTGATTAAGCGCGCCAAGCAAAAACTGCAGCAACTGGAAGCCAGCGGCCACCAGCAGGCGATTGCACAGCCAAGTCAGAACAGCAGCGATACTCAGCAACTGTCACTGCTCCCTGAGCCAAGTGAAGTTGAAGAAGCGTTAGCACGTCTGAATCCAGACGAGCTAACGCCACGGCAGGCATTAGATGAACTCTATCGCCTTAAGGCTTTGCTGTAA
- the rpoS gene encoding RNA polymerase sigma factor RpoS, with protein MSRSNAATDIENYDEFDDDIELEVEEQEADISAKSEVEETEDELEISSYSVTQKALDATQLYLGEIGFSPLLTAEEEVLYARRALRGDEVARKRMIESNLRLVVKISRRYSNRGLALLDLVEEGNLGLIRAVEKFDPERGFRFSTYATWWIRQTIERAIMNQTRTIRLPIHVVKELNVYLRTARELAQKLDHEPTAEDIALQLDKSVDDVNRMLRLNERVGSVDNPIGGDTEKALLDIIPDERCGGPETSTQDDDMKNSIVTWLQELNPKQREVLARRFGLLGYEASTLEDVGREIGLTRERVRQIQVEGLRRLRDMLTHQGLNIESLFNQEM; from the coding sequence ATGAGCAGAAGTAATGCAGCTACTGATATCGAAAACTACGATGAGTTTGATGACGATATAGAGCTTGAGGTTGAAGAGCAGGAAGCTGACATCTCAGCAAAATCCGAGGTTGAAGAGACGGAAGACGAGCTGGAAATCTCGTCTTATAGTGTCACTCAGAAAGCATTGGATGCAACGCAGCTTTACCTTGGTGAAATTGGTTTTTCCCCACTTTTAACCGCTGAGGAAGAAGTTCTTTATGCGCGTCGTGCCTTACGTGGTGATGAAGTCGCCCGTAAGCGGATGATTGAAAGTAACCTGCGTCTGGTGGTTAAAATTTCCCGCCGTTACAGCAATCGTGGTCTGGCGCTGTTGGATCTGGTTGAAGAAGGTAACTTGGGGCTGATCCGTGCGGTTGAAAAATTCGACCCTGAGCGTGGTTTTCGTTTCTCAACTTACGCGACCTGGTGGATCCGTCAAACCATTGAGCGGGCCATCATGAACCAAACCCGGACGATTCGTTTGCCTATTCATGTTGTGAAAGAACTGAACGTCTATTTGCGGACAGCCCGTGAACTGGCCCAAAAGCTGGATCATGAACCGACCGCTGAAGATATCGCCCTGCAACTGGATAAGTCCGTCGATGACGTGAACCGGATGCTACGCCTGAATGAGCGAGTCGGTTCGGTTGATAATCCGATTGGCGGGGATACCGAGAAAGCCTTGCTGGATATTATTCCGGATGAGCGTTGCGGTGGTCCGGAAACCTCAACGCAGGACGACGACATGAAAAATTCTATCGTCACTTGGTTGCAAGAGCTGAATCCGAAACAACGTGAAGTGCTTGCCCGCCGTTTTGGTCTGTTGGGTTATGAAGCATCCACGCTTGAAGATGTGGGTCGTGAGATTGGACTGACTCGTGAGCGAGTGCGTCAGATTCAGGTTGAAGGACTGCGCCGCCTGCGGGATATGCTGACCCATCAGGGTCTGAACATCGAATCTCTGTTCAATCAGGAAATGTAA
- a CDS encoding peptidoglycan DD-metalloendopeptidase family protein produces MKGWQGKKRQLFAVLAAGHLLTACATYPPQGANYNNTERGSYRGSYYEVQKGDTLYFIAYLSGRDVNELIDINQLSPPYTIFPGQKLFLWKPKYVAPQYGQKVASRPSQPIVKKPSVPPKREVIPYQPSVVVGPVATATATTATAAAATTVAAVKPPVKSTQPSKPAQTTTAAKPVPVKSSTKDVQKSANKGVDRPSTKEYSQDSKSNKVVTTQAKPKENTAKTSKSDDGKVDTWRWPTKGRVIAGFSSRDNGNKGIDIAGQRGQDVNATAAGKVVYAGNALRGYGNLVIIKHNDDYLSAYAHNEKVLVREQDTVTAGQKIASMGSSGTNSVRLHFEIRYKGKSVNPLKYLPD; encoded by the coding sequence ATGAAAGGGTGGCAGGGAAAAAAGCGTCAATTATTCGCGGTGCTGGCAGCAGGCCATCTGCTGACTGCTTGCGCAACTTATCCGCCCCAAGGGGCCAATTATAACAACACGGAGCGTGGTAGTTACCGTGGCAGTTATTATGAGGTTCAAAAGGGCGACACCCTTTATTTCATTGCTTATCTTTCCGGGCGTGATGTCAATGAACTGATTGATATTAACCAGTTATCACCACCCTATACGATTTTTCCGGGTCAGAAACTCTTTCTCTGGAAACCGAAATACGTTGCACCACAATATGGTCAGAAAGTCGCATCGCGACCTTCACAGCCCATCGTGAAAAAACCGTCTGTACCACCGAAGCGGGAAGTCATTCCTTATCAGCCATCCGTGGTGGTCGGTCCAGTTGCGACAGCGACAGCGACGACTGCCACGGCTGCAGCGGCAACGACGGTGGCCGCTGTGAAACCACCTGTAAAATCAACTCAGCCAAGTAAGCCAGCACAAACCACAACGGCTGCAAAACCTGTGCCGGTGAAATCTTCGACTAAAGACGTACAAAAAAGCGCCAATAAAGGTGTTGATCGTCCTTCCACAAAAGAGTACTCTCAAGACTCAAAAAGTAACAAAGTTGTTACAACTCAGGCAAAACCAAAGGAAAACACAGCGAAGACTTCAAAGTCTGACGATGGCAAAGTTGACACTTGGAGATGGCCGACTAAAGGACGAGTGATTGCCGGATTCTCGAGCCGGGACAACGGCAATAAAGGCATTGATATCGCGGGTCAGCGTGGACAAGATGTTAACGCAACCGCTGCCGGAAAAGTTGTCTATGCAGGCAATGCACTCCGGGGTTATGGCAACTTGGTCATCATCAAACATAATGACGACTACCTGAGTGCCTATGCGCACAATGAGAAGGTACTTGTCAGGGAGCAAGATACGGTGACTGCGGGGCAGAAAATTGCCTCGATGGGCAGCTCAGGAACCAACAGTGTCCGGCTGCACTTTGAGATCCGTTACAAAGGCAAGTCAGTGAATCCGCTCAAGTACCTGCCAGACTGA
- a CDS encoding protein-L-isoaspartate(D-aspartate) O-methyltransferase, protein MRYAEQRHSLMEYLSQLGIADRQVLQVMDKVPREHFIDEALSHKAYENNALPIGSGQTISQPYIVARMTELLALSPSSRVLEIGTGSGYQTAILSHLVDRVYSVERIKKLQWQAKRRFKQLDLHNISTKHGDGWQGWSSKGPFDAIIVTAAADIVPPALLAQLAEGGRLVVPVGDMNQVLKCIRCLDGHYVTEEITPVRFVPLVAGELA, encoded by the coding sequence ATGCGCTATGCGGAACAACGCCATAGCCTGATGGAATATTTGAGTCAGCTGGGAATTGCTGACCGGCAAGTGCTGCAAGTGATGGACAAAGTTCCCCGCGAGCATTTTATTGATGAAGCCTTGTCTCACAAAGCTTATGAAAACAATGCTTTGCCAATCGGCAGTGGGCAGACAATCTCTCAGCCTTACATTGTTGCACGCATGACTGAACTGCTGGCATTGTCACCGAGCTCCCGGGTGCTTGAAATCGGCACCGGCTCGGGCTATCAAACGGCGATTCTGTCTCATCTGGTCGATCGGGTTTACTCCGTTGAGCGGATTAAAAAGCTGCAGTGGCAGGCAAAGCGCCGTTTTAAACAACTGGATTTACATAACATTTCCACCAAGCATGGTGATGGCTGGCAGGGGTGGTCAAGCAAAGGTCCTTTTGATGCCATCATTGTGACGGCTGCTGCGGATATTGTTCCGCCGGCGTTGCTGGCTCAACTGGCAGAAGGCGGGCGCTTGGTGGTCCCGGTTGGTGATATGAATCAAGTGCTCAAGTGTATCCGCTGTCTGGATGGTCACTATGTGACGGAAGAGATTACACCGGTACGCTTTGTTCCGCTGGTTGCAGGGGAGCTGGCTTAA
- the surE gene encoding 5'/3'-nucleotidase SurE, whose protein sequence is MRILISNDDGIFAEGINTLADTLKELGEVYVVAPDRNRSGASNSLTLETPLRIREEGIRRISVEGTPTDCVHFALNEWMTEKPDIVVAGINHGANLGDDVLYSGTVAAATEGHFLGVPAIAVSLVGREHFATAAQVVKEVVGRLKVQPLPSNKILNINVPDVPLSELGEWQVTRLGARHRAEKMIKDTDPRGKTIYWLGPPGSCQDAGPGTDFYAIERKQVSMTPLQVDLTAHDALDDLSQWMKQVENNG, encoded by the coding sequence ATGCGAATTTTGATCAGTAATGATGATGGTATCTTTGCTGAAGGAATCAATACATTGGCCGATACCCTGAAGGAACTGGGGGAGGTCTATGTGGTGGCACCGGACCGTAATCGCAGTGGCGCGTCAAATTCTCTGACGCTGGAAACACCGCTGCGGATCCGTGAAGAAGGAATTCGTCGGATTTCGGTGGAAGGGACACCAACCGACTGTGTTCATTTTGCGCTCAATGAGTGGATGACTGAAAAGCCGGATATCGTTGTTGCCGGGATTAACCACGGTGCCAATCTGGGCGATGATGTGCTGTACTCGGGCACCGTCGCCGCAGCCACCGAGGGGCATTTTTTAGGTGTGCCTGCAATTGCCGTTTCCCTGGTGGGGCGTGAGCACTTTGCCACAGCGGCTCAGGTCGTCAAGGAAGTCGTTGGCCGATTGAAGGTTCAGCCTTTACCCAGCAATAAAATTTTGAATATCAATGTTCCGGATGTCCCCTTGTCCGAGCTGGGTGAATGGCAGGTCACACGCCTGGGGGCGCGACACCGGGCTGAAAAAATGATCAAAGATACCGATCCGCGCGGGAAAACGATTTATTGGCTTGGTCCTCCCGGCAGCTGTCAGGATGCCGGGCCGGGCACTGATTTTTATGCGATTGAGCGCAAGCAGGTCTCAATGACCCCGCTTCAGGTTGATTTAACCGCGCATGATGCGTTAGATGACCTGTCGCAGTGGATGAAACAAGTGGAGAACAACGGATAA
- the truD gene encoding tRNA pseudouridine(13) synthase TruD, producing MTIEMDSLSWLYGKPVCRGRSKVRPEDFIVKEQLGFDFAGSGEHFMVKIRKTGENTKYVVNELAKACGVKSRDVSWAGLKDRHAVTEQWLSVHLPGKPDPDLTQFVAEHPGVEVIATDRHDKKLRPGDLAGNTFELRLSELDQPADVVSRLTQIEQHGVPNYFGAQRFGHDGNNVIKARAWGNDEFRVRDKSKRSFYLSAARSWLFNLVLSQRIAAGQAATLMAGDCVQDKETDSWTLVEQVTPALQAQVEQGSVLITAPMMGDNALPTQGEVADFEMQIIEQEPLLLKLIRDNRMRHERRALMLRPGDMQWSLEADQLVVQFSLPAGCFATAVLRELIDEPEQKDGRYANFDQ from the coding sequence ATGACAATTGAAATGGACAGCCTGAGCTGGCTGTATGGTAAGCCGGTTTGCCGCGGGCGCAGCAAAGTTCGTCCGGAAGACTTTATCGTCAAAGAACAACTGGGATTTGATTTTGCCGGTAGCGGTGAACACTTCATGGTGAAAATCCGTAAAACCGGTGAAAACACCAAGTATGTTGTCAATGAGCTTGCCAAAGCCTGTGGCGTAAAATCCCGGGATGTCAGCTGGGCGGGACTGAAAGACCGCCATGCCGTGACCGAGCAATGGCTCAGTGTGCACCTGCCGGGGAAACCGGATCCGGATCTCACGCAGTTTGTCGCAGAGCACCCGGGGGTTGAGGTGATCGCCACAGATCGCCATGATAAAAAACTGCGTCCAGGCGATCTGGCCGGCAATACATTTGAGCTGCGACTGAGTGAACTGGACCAGCCCGCGGATGTCGTCTCCCGCCTGACACAGATCGAGCAGCACGGTGTGCCGAACTACTTTGGTGCGCAGCGATTCGGCCACGATGGTAATAACGTGATCAAAGCCCGTGCCTGGGGGAACGATGAGTTTCGGGTTCGGGATAAGAGCAAACGCAGTTTTTATCTGTCTGCAGCACGTTCCTGGCTGTTTAATCTCGTCCTGTCCCAGCGGATCGCGGCGGGTCAGGCAGCGACCCTGATGGCCGGTGACTGTGTTCAGGACAAAGAGACGGATAGCTGGACGCTGGTCGAGCAGGTTACCCCGGCGCTGCAGGCGCAGGTTGAGCAGGGCAGTGTGCTGATTACAGCTCCGATGATGGGTGACAATGCGCTGCCGACGCAGGGAGAGGTTGCCGACTTCGAAATGCAGATCATTGAGCAGGAACCTTTGCTGCTCAAACTGATCCGCGATAACCGCATGCGTCATGAGCGCCGTGCGCTGATGTTGCGACCAGGCGATATGCAGTGGTCGCTGGAAGCTGATCAACTGGTGGTTCAGTTCTCCCTGCCAGCGGGCTGCTTTGCAACGGCCGTGTTGCGAGAGCTGATTGATGAGCCGGAACAAAAGGATGGCAGATATGCGAATTTTGATCAGTAA
- the ispF gene encoding 2-C-methyl-D-erythritol 2,4-cyclodiphosphate synthase produces the protein MRIGHGFDVHKFGGEGPVIIGGVAVPYEFGLVAHSDGDVALHAVCDALLGAIGAGDIGRHFPDTDAEWKGADSRMLLRDVYSKVKAKGYCLGNLDVTIIAQAPKMAPYIDEMCQRIADDLETTVDNINVKATTSERLGFTGRKEGIACEAVVLLRSL, from the coding sequence ATGCGAATTGGACATGGTTTTGACGTACATAAATTTGGCGGTGAAGGCCCGGTGATCATCGGTGGCGTGGCCGTCCCTTATGAATTTGGTCTGGTGGCGCATTCAGATGGTGATGTTGCACTCCATGCGGTTTGCGATGCTCTACTGGGGGCGATTGGTGCCGGTGATATTGGTCGTCATTTCCCGGACACGGATGCTGAGTGGAAAGGTGCAGACAGCCGGATGTTGCTGCGCGATGTCTATTCCAAAGTGAAAGCGAAAGGCTATTGTCTTGGGAATCTGGATGTCACCATTATCGCCCAGGCACCCAAGATGGCACCTTATATCGACGAAATGTGTCAGCGAATTGCCGACGATCTTGAAACCACGGTCGATAATATTAATGTAAAGGCCACCACTTCCGAGCGTTTGGGCTTTACGGGCCGCAAAGAAGGCATTGCCTGCGAAGCGGTTGTGTTACTGCGTTCCCTGTAA
- the ispD gene encoding 2-C-methyl-D-erythritol 4-phosphate cytidylyltransferase, translating to MTQTLTAVVPAAGIGSRMQADRPKQYLLIAGKTILEHTVDCLLQHPAIGRVVIAISDSDPYFQHLPLSARPEVTVVQGGAERADSVFAGLAALSDNDWVLVHDAARPCLHQEDISRLIEQAHQSECGAILAAPVRDTMKRGNGRQAIAMTVERTDLWHALTPQMFRAGQLRDAMTKALADGAVVTDEASALEHCGYAPRLVTGRADNLKITQPEDLALAEFYLQQRQKEQA from the coding sequence ATGACTCAAACCTTAACTGCAGTTGTGCCAGCCGCCGGTATCGGCAGCCGTATGCAGGCTGATCGGCCCAAGCAGTACCTGTTGATTGCAGGAAAAACAATTTTAGAACATACCGTTGACTGTCTGCTGCAACACCCCGCGATCGGTCGTGTGGTGATTGCGATCAGCGACAGCGACCCCTATTTTCAGCATCTCCCACTCTCTGCTCGTCCCGAAGTGACTGTGGTTCAGGGGGGCGCGGAACGTGCTGATTCCGTGTTCGCCGGTTTGGCAGCTTTATCGGATAACGATTGGGTGCTGGTTCACGATGCGGCCCGGCCTTGCCTTCATCAGGAGGATATTTCCCGTCTGATTGAACAGGCACATCAAAGCGAATGTGGCGCAATCCTGGCCGCACCAGTGCGGGATACCATGAAGCGTGGTAATGGCCGCCAGGCGATCGCCATGACGGTAGAACGCACGGATCTCTGGCATGCCCTCACACCACAGATGTTCCGGGCAGGTCAGCTCCGTGACGCCATGACAAAGGCACTTGCAGACGGCGCTGTCGTTACTGATGAAGCTTCAGCCTTGGAACATTGCGGTTATGCACCGCGCCTGGTCACCGGGCGGGCCGATAATTTGAAAATCACACAGCCGGAAGATCTGGCATTGGCCGAATTTTACCTGCAGCAACGACAAAAGGAGCAGGCATAA
- the ftsB gene encoding cell division protein FtsB yields MRVFSAVLLLVLSWLQYEFWFGKNGMSDYVALKDNVALQQKANAELVQRNQQMYAEIHDLHQGLEAVEERARHELGMIKPGETFFRIVGDNTP; encoded by the coding sequence ATGCGAGTATTCAGTGCCGTGTTGCTATTGGTATTATCCTGGCTGCAGTACGAGTTCTGGTTTGGCAAAAATGGGATGTCTGATTACGTGGCGCTGAAAGACAACGTCGCGCTTCAGCAGAAAGCCAACGCGGAACTGGTGCAGCGAAATCAGCAGATGTACGCAGAAATTCATGACCTGCATCAGGGGCTGGAAGCCGTTGAAGAGCGGGCCCGCCATGAACTTGGTATGATCAAACCCGGAGAAACTTTTTTTCGCATTGTGGGTGATAACACTCCCTAG